A stretch of Fusarium poae strain DAOMC 252244 chromosome 2, whole genome shotgun sequence DNA encodes these proteins:
- a CDS encoding hypothetical protein (TransMembrane:4 (n4-15c20/21o36-54i66-93o113-138i215-235o)): protein MFATLVPFCFSTIFVSLIFTKLVHLSIHAKTVSPGAFVLFLPSLLIPDLFIIYISRLALRQQKGVFSVGACVLGCIFSFVLLGASASQLGFFYSTGNEVKWSEARSYAGDAKGMKILLSGINSVLASGAIIIVVAWFAKWYIYRAVGSLITTVGTPVVHVWQSIRNRTRRSPRYTPGTSPYDSGSEFDDVENAKEGAHLIQEEPREETRTKPRTLVILAIVAIFFVLTTTFRPAAPYTMMSMTLPLAMLDMFKSPSNVCNAVSGNWPLTALITEDKWEAPSAHFPGWTPGSDSEAARKYRETTPEWLPTDIPSGFHKWIAKEPKANTTEEAPETTSNGCVVPSADDAFYNPVLDPMKISNLDSDILDVLRDTLSGGDVKIKHVALIMMESYREELFPLQQGSEYHKLILKSHKGEDEDAVNAKLSHLSPVAERLTGKSGNWKKKDGSDFEHVDIPQWNDTTEEGYGGINVVGGFTTSSLSFKSMAAIHCGSWSMPVDGFEESETDSYQPCIPQVLNLFNKMKKDKPSKDFLEQQWYPAFFQSITDGYDRQDKFDKKIGFEHTVTRESLEEEKNDEDDLEEINYFGFAETTLKRHVKDYLKKVNDEGKRMFFSHFTSTTHHPWGVPKSFKTTDYLNTDGKMKWHEEFNSYLNAVRFTDAWLGELLQTFDEYGMTNETLVVFVGDHGQAFKEDQKSKIGTYENGHVSNFRVPITFRHPHIPRVQYNANATSLSILPTILDLLVNTGSLNEKDQNAAADLIQDYEGQSLIRPYKTIHNGRRAWNFGIINGGASMLSMTSADAPWRIVIPLDDSTQYRFTDLKTDPLERRAVERWTLEQLEVAVENKYGEEASIWAAEADAVSKWWGPERKRLWGYDPSAHKDKK, encoded by the exons CcgatctcttcatcatctacATATCGCGCCTGGCGCTGCGACAACAAAAGGGTGTCTTTTCAGTCGGCGCATGCGTTTTGGGATGTATCTTCTCGTTTGTTCTCCTCGGTGCTTCGGCCTCGCAACTCGGTTTCTTCTACTCGACGGGTAACGAGGTCAAGTGGTCAGAGGCAAGGAGCTATGCTGGCGATGCCAAGGGCATGAAGATCTTGCTTAGCGGCATCAACTCTGTGCTTGCATCGGGTGCAATCATTATTGTTGTCGCTTGGTTTGCAAAGTGGTACATTTACAGGGCTGTTGGATCCCTCATTACAACGGTTGGAACACCAGTTGTGCATG TGTGGCAGTCGATCCGAAACAGAACCCGTCGATCCCCTCGATATACCCCAGGCACAAGCCCATACGACTCTGGCAGCGAATTCGACGATGTCGAAAATGCTAAAGAAGGCGCTCATCTTATCCAAGAGGAGCCTCGCGAAGAGACTCGAACCAAGCCTCGCACATTGGTCATTCTTGCTATCGTGGCTATCTTCTTCGTCCTCACCACTACTTTCCGACCTGCAGCGCCTTACACCATGATGTCCATGACACTTCCATTGGCtatgctcgacatgttcaaGTCACCTTCCAACGTCTGCAATGCTGTTAGCGGTAACTGGCCTTTGACAGCTCTCATCACTGAGGATAAATGGGAAGCCCCCAGTGCACACTTCCCTGGCTGGACACCCGGCAGTGACAGTGAAGCTGCCCGCAAATACCGAGAAACGACACCCGAATGGCTTCCTACTGACATCCCCTCTGGTTTCCACAAATGGATTGCCAAGGAACCCAAGGCCAACACCACTGAAGAAGCCCCAGAAACGACGAGCAACGGGTGTGTCGTGCCTTCAGCCGATGACGCCTTCTATAACCCTGTCCTGGACCCAATGAAGATCTCCAACCTGGACAGCGACATCCTCGACGTTCTACGAGACACCCTCAGTGGCGGCGACGTCAAGATCAAGCACGTGGCACTAATTATGATGGAGAGTTACCGAGAGGAGCTCTTCCCTCTGCAGCAGGGTTCTGAGTATCACAAGCTCATCCTCAAGTCGCACAAGggtgaggatgaggatgccGTCAACGCCAAGCTGTCACACCTCAGTCCCGTTGCCGAGAGGCTGACAGGAAAATCGGGCAACTGGAAAAAGAAGGACGGTTCGGATTTCGAACACGTGGACATCCCGCAGTGGAACGATACCACAGAAGAGGGATACGGAGGTATCAACGTTGTTGGTGGTTTCACAACGTCCTCACTTTCGTTCAAGAGTATGGCTGCTATTCACTGCGGTTCTTGGTCGATGCCTGTTGATGGATTTGAGGAGTCTGAGACGGACAGCTACCAGCCTTGTATCCCTCAAGTGTTGAACCTCTTCAataagatgaagaaggataAGCCATCAAAGGACTTCCTGGAACAACAATGGTACCCTGCTTTCTTCCAGTCCATCACCGACGGTTACGACCGCCAGGACAAGTTCGACAAGAAGATCGGATTTGAGCACACCGTTACAAGGGAGAGCctcgaggaagaaaagaatgacGAGGACGACCTTGAGGAGATCAACTATTTCGGTTTCGCTGAGACGACACTCAAGCGCCATGTCAAAGACTATCTCAAGAAGGTTAACGATGAGGGCAAGCGCATGTTCTTCTCACACTTTACCAGCACTACTCACCACCCATGGGGCGTCCCTAAATCATTCAAGACAACAGACTATCTCAACACCGACGGCAAGATGAAGTGGCACGAGGAGTTCAACAGCTACCTCAACGCTGTTCGCTTCACAGATGCTTGGCTAGGCGAGTTGCTTCAGACTTTTGACGAATACGGCATGACCAACGAGACATTGGTTGTTTTCGTTGGCGACCACGGACAGGCTTTTAAGGAAGATCAAAAGTCCAAGATCGGAACGTACGAGAACGGGCATGTTAGCAACTTCCGCGTACCCATTACCTTCCGTCACCCCCATATTCCCCGTGTGCAGTACAACGCCAACGCGACATCTCTCTCTATTCTCCCCACCATCCTTGATCTGCTCGTCAACACAGGATCCCTGAACGAGAAGGACCAGAATGCTGCGGCGGACCTCATCCAGGACTACGAAGGCCAGTCTCTCATCCGACCATACAAAACTATTCACAACGGTCGCCGCGCGTGGAACTTTGGTATCATTAACGGCGGCGCAAGCATGTTGTCTATGACCTCTGCAGATGCGCCATGGCGTATCGTCATTCCTCTCGATGATTCTACACAATATCGATTTACCGATCTCAAGACAGACCCCCTTGAGCGTAGGGCAGTCGAGAGGTGGACATTGGAGCAGCTAGAAGTTGCAGTCGAGAACAAGTATGGCGAGGAGGCTTCGATATGGGCCGCTGAGGCGGATGCCGTGTCCAAGTGGTGGGGACCCGAGAGGAAGAGATTATGGGGATATGATCCTTCAGCGCACAAGGATAAGAAATAG